The following proteins are encoded in a genomic region of Sorangiineae bacterium MSr12523:
- a CDS encoding alpha/beta fold hydrolase: MRTTITPPQPHPGPRWLYLHGFASGPQSSKGVAIADHYAARGIAVERLNLRVPSLEHLRLSAMMRVVRDAIGSADDRVVLFGSSLGGLTACRVAEEDPRVCALVLLAPAFCIAPRWRARLGEDDWRRWQETDALEIDDHAEKKRTTVDFGFIRDLESIDTRSGGWPQVRVPTLIVHGISDDVASIDLTRAWAKGKRHVRLVEVDDGHELVKSLGRICAEADAFLRVYGVEA; encoded by the coding sequence ATGCGTACCACGATTACTCCGCCGCAGCCCCATCCCGGTCCCCGCTGGTTGTACTTGCATGGTTTCGCTTCGGGTCCCCAATCGTCGAAGGGCGTCGCCATCGCCGACCATTACGCCGCGCGCGGCATCGCCGTGGAGCGTTTGAATCTGCGCGTTCCCTCGCTGGAGCATTTGCGCCTTTCCGCCATGATGCGCGTGGTGCGCGACGCCATCGGCAGCGCCGACGATCGCGTGGTGCTCTTTGGATCGAGCCTCGGCGGGCTCACGGCGTGCCGCGTGGCGGAAGAAGACCCGCGTGTGTGCGCACTGGTACTTCTCGCGCCAGCGTTTTGCATCGCACCGCGCTGGCGCGCGCGCCTCGGAGAGGACGATTGGCGCCGTTGGCAGGAGACCGACGCGCTCGAAATCGACGATCACGCCGAGAAAAAGCGCACCACCGTCGACTTCGGCTTCATCCGCGATCTCGAATCCATCGACACGCGCTCGGGCGGCTGGCCGCAGGTGCGCGTGCCCACGTTGATCGTGCACGGCATCTCGGACGACGTGGCCAGCATCGACTTGACCCGCGCGTGGGCGAAAGGAAAGCGCCACGTGCGCCTCGTGGAGGTGGACGATGGGCACGAGCTCGTGAAATCCCTGGGGCGCATCTGTGCGGAGGCCGACGCGTTTCTCCGCGTTTACGGCGTGGAAGCCTAA
- a CDS encoding amidohydrolase gives MTSSKHCTLFHHGRIFTGEGHAEAIGMCGSRIVFVGNAREFRERRYDAVDLGGRTVVPGIDDAHAHVLGISGTRLNTGDFVPGPGPDLDEVKDIVRKGTTAHPPGTWLVVTVGEAILADPDATRFALDPDSPDHPVVLRSWTGHGTVINTRAMSTLGISETEADPFGGRYVRVAGSNVINGVVQEYAEHLLNRRLFDRTSDADLVASYRAFANQAVKFGYTSIQDIPLGLPRARATSVLSMAALPIRVRSICFPLTVDEPCDSQWPAGTSPGKNTLSGLKWITDGTPLERNAFLEAPYADAPDFRGVFNFSDTALRAMLRRSLRSQREQREQPIFHTVGDGALDDVLDAARSFGPRAWRGRRFRIEHGDLIFPQHFASLRSLEATVVQNPLHLALPDLMHERLGPPRASTMQPLRSLLEQGIGLAFGTDSIGAVASPWLDMYFAITHPTHPSEAISLEQALLAYTRGAAYVEFADHEKGTLGPGMFADFAVLSQDIFRVIPSDLPATTSVLTVVGGQVVWDSGQITR, from the coding sequence ATGACATCCAGCAAGCATTGCACGCTCTTCCACCACGGCAGGATCTTCACCGGTGAGGGGCATGCCGAGGCCATCGGCATGTGCGGATCGCGGATTGTCTTCGTGGGGAACGCGCGTGAGTTCCGCGAGCGACGCTACGACGCGGTCGACCTTGGCGGGCGCACCGTGGTGCCAGGCATCGACGATGCGCATGCGCACGTGCTGGGGATCTCGGGCACCCGATTGAACACGGGCGATTTCGTGCCCGGTCCGGGGCCCGATCTCGACGAGGTGAAGGACATCGTTCGCAAGGGAACGACGGCGCACCCGCCGGGAACGTGGCTCGTGGTGACCGTCGGCGAGGCCATTTTGGCCGATCCCGATGCGACGCGCTTTGCGCTGGATCCCGATTCGCCCGACCACCCCGTGGTTCTGCGTTCGTGGACCGGGCATGGCACGGTGATCAACACCCGGGCGATGAGCACCCTGGGCATCTCCGAGACGGAGGCCGATCCCTTCGGTGGCCGCTACGTCCGCGTGGCCGGCTCGAACGTCATCAATGGCGTGGTCCAAGAGTACGCCGAGCACCTGTTGAACCGCAGGCTCTTCGACCGAACGAGCGATGCGGATTTGGTGGCGTCGTACCGCGCGTTCGCCAACCAAGCCGTCAAGTTCGGCTACACGAGCATCCAGGACATCCCCCTGGGTCTCCCCCGTGCGCGCGCCACGAGCGTGCTATCCATGGCCGCACTTCCGATTCGAGTGCGATCCATTTGTTTTCCGCTCACGGTCGACGAGCCTTGCGACAGCCAATGGCCGGCAGGAACATCGCCCGGGAAGAACACGCTCAGCGGGTTGAAATGGATCACCGACGGCACGCCGCTCGAGCGCAACGCCTTTCTCGAAGCACCCTACGCCGACGCACCCGATTTTCGCGGCGTCTTCAATTTCTCCGACACCGCCCTCCGCGCCATGCTCCGGCGCAGTCTGCGCAGCCAGCGTGAGCAGCGCGAGCAGCCGATCTTCCACACCGTGGGCGACGGCGCGCTGGACGATGTGCTCGATGCGGCGCGGAGTTTCGGCCCGAGGGCGTGGCGCGGTCGCCGCTTTCGTATCGAGCACGGTGACCTCATTTTTCCGCAGCATTTCGCCTCGCTGCGCAGCCTCGAGGCGACGGTGGTTCAAAACCCTCTCCACCTGGCGCTGCCCGATCTGATGCACGAGCGCCTCGGCCCCCCGCGCGCGTCCACCATGCAGCCGCTTCGCTCCCTGTTGGAGCAAGGCATCGGCCTGGCCTTTGGCACCGACTCCATCGGTGCCGTGGCCTCGCCGTGGCTCGACATGTATTTCGCCATCACGCACCCCACGCACCCCTCGGAAGCGATTTCGCTCGAGCAGGCCCTCCTCGCCTACACACGCGGCGCAGCCTACGTCGAGTTCGCCGATCACGAGAAGGGCACGCTCGGACCGGGAATGTTCGCCGACTTCGCGGTGCTCTCGCAGGACATCTTTCGCGTCATCCCCAGCGATCTACCTGCTACGACCAGCGTACTCACCGTGGTGGGCGGTCAGGTCGTGTGGGACTCGGGCCAAATCACCAGGTGA
- the queD gene encoding 6-carboxytetrahydropterin synthase QueD, giving the protein MEIFKEFRFEAAHHLPHTPEGHKCRRLHGHSFRVEIHVEGPLAQPQGWVMDFADLTKAFSPIHAKLDHYLLNEIEGLENPTSENLARWIWDRLKPGLPGLSQVVVRETCTSGCVYRGA; this is encoded by the coding sequence GTGGAGATTTTCAAAGAGTTTCGCTTCGAGGCCGCACACCATCTGCCGCACACGCCCGAGGGGCACAAGTGCCGGCGGCTGCACGGGCACTCGTTTCGCGTGGAGATCCACGTCGAAGGCCCGCTCGCGCAGCCCCAAGGCTGGGTGATGGACTTCGCCGATCTCACCAAGGCCTTCAGCCCCATCCATGCCAAGCTCGATCATTACCTTTTGAACGAAATCGAGGGCCTCGAGAACCCGACGAGCGAAAACCTCGCCCGCTGGATCTGGGATCGCCTCAAGCCCGGTCTTCCGGGCCTCAGCCAAGTGGTGGTTCGCGAAACCTGCACCTCGGGCTGCGTCTATCGTGGCGCTTGA
- a CDS encoding dihydroneopterin aldolase → MYERHTMADAGQKLRHVFIRDLMIPCFIGVPAPEREQAQRLRVNIDLSVREDPGPLPDELHAVVDYEKIVKRVRACVRAARVKLLETLAEQVAVIGLEDPRVRLVRVRLEKLDVFPDAAAAGITIERRQTE, encoded by the coding sequence ATGTACGAGCGACACACGATGGCCGATGCAGGGCAGAAGCTCCGCCACGTTTTCATCCGTGACCTGATGATCCCTTGCTTCATCGGCGTGCCGGCGCCCGAGCGCGAACAAGCGCAACGCCTGCGCGTGAACATCGACCTGTCGGTGCGCGAGGATCCCGGCCCGCTGCCCGACGAGCTTCACGCGGTCGTCGACTACGAGAAAATCGTGAAGCGGGTTCGGGCCTGTGTGCGCGCGGCCCGGGTCAAATTGCTGGAAACCCTCGCCGAGCAGGTCGCCGTCATCGGCCTGGAGGATCCGCGCGTTCGGTTGGTGCGGGTGCGGCTGGAGAAACTCGACGTGTTTCCCGACGCCGCGGCGGCGGGCATCACCATCGAGCGCCGGCAGACGGAGTAG
- a CDS encoding SDR family oxidoreductase, which yields MHATLPRLSRAALVTGGGRRIGRAIALGLARRGFRVAVHYGRSRAEAEAVVAEITGEGGQAVALAADLSREAEMHTVVGRAIEAIGPLGCLVNNASTFEYDTVANATRESWDFHLETNLRAPFVLSQDFARTLPETHSGCIINLLDQRVWNLSPNFISYTVSKSALWTLTRTMAQALAPRIRVNAVGPGPVLPSVHQSPEQFARQVERLPLQRGASPEEISQAVNFLIEAHSVTGQMLALDGGEHLGWAPPGPDDLEE from the coding sequence ATGCACGCGACTCTTCCACGTCTCTCGCGCGCCGCGCTCGTCACCGGGGGCGGCCGGCGCATCGGCCGGGCCATCGCCCTCGGCCTGGCTCGCCGCGGTTTTCGCGTGGCAGTGCACTACGGCCGCTCGCGGGCCGAGGCCGAGGCCGTCGTCGCAGAGATCACCGGCGAGGGCGGTCAGGCAGTGGCGCTCGCCGCCGATCTTTCGCGCGAGGCGGAGATGCACACCGTCGTCGGCCGTGCGATCGAGGCCATCGGCCCGCTGGGCTGCCTCGTCAACAACGCCTCCACGTTCGAGTACGACACAGTGGCCAACGCCACCCGCGAATCGTGGGATTTCCACTTGGAGACCAATCTGCGCGCGCCCTTCGTGCTCTCGCAGGACTTCGCGCGGACGCTTCCCGAGACGCACTCGGGGTGCATCATCAACCTGCTCGATCAACGGGTGTGGAACCTGTCGCCGAACTTCATCTCGTACACGGTCAGCAAGTCGGCCTTGTGGACCCTCACGCGGACGATGGCCCAGGCCCTGGCACCGCGCATCCGCGTGAACGCCGTCGGGCCCGGGCCCGTCTTGCCGAGCGTGCATCAATCGCCCGAGCAGTTCGCGCGCCAGGTCGAGCGGCTTCCGCTCCAGCGCGGCGCGAGCCCGGAAGAGATCAGCCAGGCCGTGAATTTTCTCATCGAAGCCCACTCCGTCACCGGGCAGATGCTCGCGCTCGACGGAGGTGAGCACTTGGGTTGGGCGCCCCCCGGCCCGGACGACCTCGAGGAATGA
- a CDS encoding TolC family protein, whose product MPAVLLPLLFAQAVSAVPPPRILTLREAMDTAATNQPLMRQARANTAVSKARVEQVRSGYLPQLTGTATYRRGTANAVPGPAGGQNNVSWTDTYNSFNFGLNATQLIYDFGQTDGRWRAADRTVDASQANERTARVTTQLNVKNAYYFVRATKALVKVQEETLANLDRHVQQSQAFVQVGTRPEIDVVQSRTQYANGRVQLITAKNNFEISKAALNQQMGIVADTNFDVGEEDVGPLQDEDLPVDAAIKKAIAQRPELMTLAKQKEAQELIIRASKGAYGPSLVATAGLTAAGTEIEHLGPNWSVGASLNWPILSGWQTHGIVHEAEATLTNIAAQVDQQQLQVSYEVQQAWLNVKANREAIDAAREALTNAREQLRLAEGRYQAGTGNIIELNDAQVAATTAAANVITADYNLATARAQLLAAMGRS is encoded by the coding sequence ATGCCCGCTGTCCTTCTACCCCTACTCTTTGCGCAAGCCGTCTCTGCCGTGCCGCCCCCACGAATTCTCACCCTTCGTGAGGCCATGGATACGGCGGCAACGAATCAGCCCCTCATGCGCCAGGCACGGGCAAACACCGCCGTCTCGAAGGCGCGGGTCGAGCAGGTTCGCTCGGGCTACCTCCCGCAGCTCACCGGCACCGCGACGTACCGGCGCGGAACCGCCAACGCGGTCCCCGGTCCCGCGGGAGGCCAAAACAACGTGAGTTGGACCGACACTTACAACTCGTTCAATTTCGGATTGAATGCCACGCAGTTGATATACGACTTCGGGCAGACCGATGGCCGGTGGCGCGCGGCGGATCGCACCGTCGATGCCTCGCAAGCCAACGAACGGACCGCGCGCGTGACGACGCAATTGAACGTCAAGAACGCTTACTACTTCGTGCGGGCCACCAAGGCGCTTGTGAAGGTGCAAGAGGAGACGTTGGCCAACCTCGATCGGCACGTGCAGCAAAGTCAGGCGTTCGTCCAGGTCGGTACGCGCCCGGAGATCGATGTGGTGCAATCGCGAACGCAATACGCCAATGGTCGCGTGCAACTCATCACGGCAAAGAACAACTTCGAGATCTCCAAGGCCGCGCTCAATCAGCAGATGGGCATCGTCGCCGATACGAACTTCGACGTGGGCGAGGAAGACGTCGGCCCGCTGCAGGACGAAGACCTCCCCGTCGACGCTGCGATCAAGAAAGCCATCGCCCAGCGACCGGAGTTGATGACCCTGGCCAAGCAGAAAGAGGCGCAGGAGCTGATCATTCGCGCCTCGAAGGGCGCGTACGGGCCCAGCTTGGTGGCCACGGCGGGGCTCACCGCCGCGGGCACGGAGATTGAGCACTTGGGACCGAATTGGAGCGTGGGCGCCTCGCTCAACTGGCCCATCTTGTCGGGCTGGCAGACCCACGGCATCGTGCACGAGGCCGAAGCCACCTTGACGAACATCGCCGCCCAGGTCGATCAGCAGCAGCTTCAGGTGAGCTACGAGGTGCAGCAGGCCTGGCTCAACGTGAAGGCCAACCGGGAGGCCATCGATGCCGCGCGCGAGGCGCTCACCAATGCGCGGGAGCAGCTTCGGCTGGCCGAGGGCCGCTACCAGGCCGGCACCGGCAACATCATCGAGCTGAACGATGCCCAAGTGGCGGCTACCACGGCAGCAGCCAATGTGATTACGGCGGATTACAATTTGGCAACGGCCCGCGCTCAGCTTCTTGCCGCCATGGGTCGATCATGA
- a CDS encoding efflux RND transporter periplasmic adaptor subunit — MNGARMRAWRWIVGLLVIGAVAFGYVKYQAKKKGAAAAGGGPPEAAASASAAANRPVPVVLANVESKDMPIYLYGLGTATAFYTVTVKSQVDGRLQQVLFKEGQAVKKGDVLAQVDPRPFTIALHQAEAALARDTATAKNAKLNLERYQTLVGQKLISQQQFTDQQAAADTADATLRADQAAIENARLQLEYSRITSPIDGITGVRNVDPGNLVQANGTDGIVIITQLDPIAVFFTLPQDDLPRVSEAMSHGPLTVDAFSRDGDQLLGSGTVMLIDNQINTATATIRLKASFPNPDKKLWPNLFVKARLLLTNRRGAIVVPTPVVQRGPQGAFAYVAKPDQTAEMRPIEVDLTQGDWTIISKGLNAGEHVVQDGQFQLRPGSKLAPRAADKPTATRQGESKPAPSSSAVAAP, encoded by the coding sequence ATGAACGGAGCTCGCATGCGCGCGTGGCGGTGGATCGTAGGCTTGTTGGTGATCGGTGCCGTCGCCTTCGGGTACGTGAAGTACCAGGCGAAGAAGAAAGGTGCGGCTGCAGCGGGAGGTGGCCCGCCCGAGGCCGCGGCGTCGGCTTCGGCCGCCGCGAATCGCCCGGTGCCCGTGGTGCTGGCCAACGTCGAGTCGAAGGATATGCCGATTTACCTGTACGGCCTCGGCACGGCGACCGCCTTCTACACCGTCACGGTGAAGTCGCAGGTCGATGGGCGTCTGCAGCAGGTGCTCTTCAAGGAGGGGCAGGCCGTGAAGAAAGGCGACGTGCTCGCCCAGGTCGACCCGCGGCCGTTCACCATCGCGCTGCACCAGGCAGAGGCGGCCCTGGCGCGCGACACCGCCACGGCGAAGAACGCGAAACTCAATTTGGAGCGCTACCAGACCTTGGTGGGGCAGAAGCTCATCTCGCAGCAGCAGTTCACCGATCAGCAGGCCGCGGCCGATACCGCGGATGCGACGCTGCGGGCGGACCAGGCGGCGATCGAGAATGCGCGCCTGCAGCTCGAGTACTCGCGCATCACCTCGCCCATCGACGGCATCACCGGCGTCCGTAACGTCGACCCGGGCAACCTCGTTCAGGCGAACGGCACCGACGGCATCGTGATCATCACGCAGCTCGATCCGATTGCCGTCTTCTTCACGTTGCCGCAAGACGATCTGCCGCGCGTGTCGGAGGCCATGAGCCACGGCCCGCTCACGGTGGACGCGTTCAGTCGTGACGGGGACCAGTTGCTCGGCAGCGGCACGGTCATGCTCATCGACAACCAGATCAACACGGCCACGGCGACCATCCGCCTCAAGGCCAGCTTCCCCAACCCGGACAAGAAGCTCTGGCCGAACCTCTTCGTCAAGGCGCGACTGCTCTTGACGAACCGTCGCGGCGCCATCGTGGTGCCCACACCGGTGGTGCAACGCGGGCCGCAGGGCGCCTTCGCCTATGTGGCCAAGCCCGATCAGACCGCGGAGATGCGCCCCATCGAGGTCGACCTCACGCAGGGCGATTGGACGATCATTTCCAAGGGGCTGAACGCCGGCGAGCACGTGGTGCAAGATGGCCAGTTCCAACTGCGCCCCGGCTCGAAGTTGGCCCCCCGCGCGGCGGACAAGCCCACCGCCACCCGCCAGGGTGAGTCCAAACCCGCGCCCAGCAGCAGCGCGGTGGCGGCGCCGTGA
- a CDS encoding multidrug efflux RND transporter permease subunit: MVGLMLAGLIGFRQLPVSALPQVDYPTIVISTMLPGASAETMASAVTTPLERQFGQMPSLTQMTSVSSFGSSQITVQFSLDRDIDAAEQDVQAAINAASNLLPRTLPVPPTYSKSNPADTPILTLSVSSDTIALDQVNDYADSILAQKISQVSGVGLVTLNGAQKPAVRIQVDPVALSGLGLGLEDVRSAIVAANVNQPKGNIDGTRQDYTLATNDQLSNAASFRPIVIAYKDGAPVRLLNIASVIDGVENAQLAGWANEKRAIILNVQRQPGANVIQVADGVKSLLPQLRATLPQGIDVKIVSDRTETVRASVEDVEFTLVLTVALVVAVIYLFLRSFRATIIPGIAVPLSLIGTFGVMYLLGYSLNNLSLMALTISTGFVVDDAIVMIENIARYIEEGEPPFEAALKGAKQIGFTILSLTISLVAVLIPLLFMQGLIGRLFREFAITLSVAIAVSAVLSLTLTAMMCGHLLKPHQPENEGRFYKASEAFFEKMISVYDVGVRWVLRHQFFTLVVTLATVALTVVLALMIPKGFFPQQDTGIITGVSEAPADVSFTRMLDRQRALADVVLQDPDVASVASFIGADGTNATMNSGRLNITLKPRAERHANSEEIIARLQPKLAHVEGIALYLQSVQDLQIDNRIARTQYQYTLEDANIEELRTYTPQVLAKLKTLPQIRDVASDLQVAGLQVALTIDRDTASRLGVSPQAIDDVLYDAFGQRQISTVFTQLNLYRVILEVKPEFQANPQALDRIYVKAASGVQVPLSAFTHFEPKPVSLSIMHQGQFAAATLSFNLADGASLGHAVEAITKATHELGLPPGLHGEFQGAAAAFEESLASEPVLILAALITVYIVLGILYESYIHPITILSTLPSAGVGALLALMLMKVEFSVIALIGIILLIGIVKKNAIMMIDFALEAERDEGLSPQESIHKACLLRFRPIMMTTLAALFGGIPLALGQGTGSELRRPLGIAIVGGLLISQVLTLYTTPVIYLYMERFARFVKGNRARTAEAVAE; this comes from the coding sequence ATGGTCGGCCTGATGCTCGCGGGCCTCATCGGCTTTCGGCAGCTGCCCGTGTCGGCGCTGCCGCAGGTCGACTACCCGACCATCGTGATCTCGACCATGCTGCCCGGCGCGAGCGCCGAGACCATGGCCTCCGCGGTCACGACGCCGCTGGAGCGCCAGTTCGGGCAGATGCCGTCGCTCACGCAGATGACGTCGGTGTCGAGCTTCGGCAGCTCGCAGATCACCGTGCAATTCTCGCTCGATCGCGACATCGATGCGGCCGAGCAAGACGTGCAGGCGGCCATCAACGCCGCGTCGAACCTGTTGCCGCGGACCTTGCCCGTCCCACCCACGTACAGCAAGAGCAACCCGGCCGACACGCCGATCCTCACGTTGAGCGTGAGCTCGGACACCATCGCGCTCGATCAGGTCAACGACTACGCCGACTCGATTCTGGCGCAGAAGATCTCGCAGGTGTCGGGCGTGGGCCTGGTCACCTTGAATGGCGCGCAGAAGCCCGCCGTGCGCATCCAGGTGGATCCGGTGGCGCTTTCGGGGCTCGGGCTCGGCCTGGAGGACGTGCGCTCGGCCATCGTGGCCGCCAACGTGAACCAGCCCAAAGGCAACATCGATGGCACGCGCCAGGACTACACCTTGGCGACGAACGATCAGCTCTCCAACGCGGCGTCGTTCCGGCCCATCGTGATTGCGTACAAGGACGGCGCGCCGGTGCGGCTGCTCAACATCGCCTCGGTCATCGATGGCGTGGAGAACGCGCAGCTCGCGGGTTGGGCCAACGAGAAGCGGGCCATCATCCTCAACGTGCAGCGCCAGCCGGGCGCCAACGTCATTCAGGTGGCCGACGGCGTCAAGTCGCTGCTCCCGCAGCTCCGCGCCACCTTGCCGCAGGGCATCGACGTCAAAATCGTGAGCGACCGCACGGAAACGGTGCGCGCCTCGGTGGAGGACGTGGAGTTCACCTTGGTGCTCACCGTGGCCTTGGTCGTCGCGGTCATCTACCTCTTCTTGCGCAGCTTCCGCGCCACGATCATCCCGGGCATCGCCGTGCCGCTGTCGCTCATCGGCACCTTCGGGGTGATGTACCTGCTCGGCTACAGCTTGAACAACCTGTCCCTGATGGCGCTGACCATCTCGACCGGCTTCGTCGTGGACGACGCCATCGTCATGATCGAGAACATCGCGCGCTACATCGAGGAGGGCGAGCCGCCGTTCGAGGCCGCGCTCAAAGGCGCCAAGCAGATCGGCTTCACGATTCTGTCGCTGACCATTTCGCTGGTGGCGGTGCTCATCCCGCTCTTGTTCATGCAAGGGCTCATCGGGCGTCTTTTCCGGGAGTTTGCCATCACCTTGAGCGTGGCCATCGCGGTGTCCGCCGTGCTGTCGCTCACCCTCACCGCGATGATGTGCGGCCACCTGCTCAAGCCGCACCAGCCGGAGAACGAAGGGCGCTTCTACAAGGCCTCGGAGGCATTCTTCGAGAAGATGATCAGCGTCTACGACGTGGGCGTGCGCTGGGTGCTGCGCCACCAGTTCTTCACCTTGGTGGTCACCCTGGCGACGGTCGCGCTCACCGTGGTGCTCGCGCTGATGATCCCCAAGGGCTTCTTCCCGCAGCAAGACACCGGCATCATCACCGGCGTCTCCGAGGCACCCGCCGACGTGTCGTTCACGCGCATGCTGGATCGCCAGCGCGCGCTCGCCGACGTGGTGCTGCAAGATCCCGACGTCGCCTCGGTGGCCTCGTTCATCGGCGCCGATGGAACCAATGCCACGATGAACAGCGGGCGCCTGAACATCACGTTGAAGCCGCGCGCCGAACGCCACGCCAACTCGGAGGAGATCATCGCGCGCCTCCAGCCCAAGCTGGCCCATGTCGAGGGCATTGCGCTCTACCTGCAGTCCGTTCAAGACCTGCAGATCGACAACCGCATCGCGCGCACGCAGTACCAGTACACGCTCGAGGATGCGAACATCGAGGAGCTGCGCACGTACACGCCGCAGGTGCTCGCCAAGCTGAAAACACTGCCGCAGATCCGCGATGTGGCCAGCGATCTGCAGGTGGCCGGTCTCCAGGTGGCGCTCACCATCGACCGAGACACCGCCTCGCGCCTCGGCGTCTCGCCCCAGGCCATCGACGACGTTCTGTACGACGCCTTCGGCCAGCGGCAGATCTCGACGGTCTTCACGCAGCTCAATTTGTACCGCGTCATTCTGGAGGTGAAGCCCGAGTTCCAGGCGAACCCGCAGGCGCTCGACCGCATTTACGTGAAGGCGGCGAGCGGCGTGCAAGTTCCCCTGAGCGCGTTCACGCACTTCGAACCGAAGCCGGTGTCGCTCTCCATCATGCACCAGGGGCAGTTCGCCGCGGCGACGCTCTCGTTCAACTTGGCCGATGGCGCGTCGCTCGGGCACGCCGTCGAGGCCATCACCAAGGCGACGCACGAGCTCGGGCTGCCGCCGGGCCTTCACGGTGAATTCCAGGGTGCGGCGGCCGCGTTCGAGGAGTCGCTCGCGAGCGAGCCCGTTCTCATTCTGGCCGCGCTCATCACCGTCTACATCGTGCTGGGCATTCTCTACGAGAGCTACATCCACCCCATCACGATTCTGTCCACCCTTCCCTCCGCCGGCGTGGGTGCCCTGCTCGCGTTGATGCTGATGAAGGTCGAGTTCAGCGTCATCGCGCTCATCGGCATCATCTTGCTCATCGGCATCGTGAAGAAGAACGCCATCATGATGATCGACTTCGCCCTGGAGGCGGAGCGCGATGAAGGGCTTTCGCCGCAGGAGTCCATCCACAAGGCGTGCTTGCTCCGGTTCCGGCCCATCATGATGACCACGCTGGCGGCCTTGTTCGGAGGCATTCCGCTCGCGCTCGGGCAAGGCACGGGCTCCGAGCTGCGGCGGCCGCTGGGCATCGCCATCGTGGGCGGCTTGCTCATTTCGCAGGTGCTCACGCTGTACACCACGCCGGTGATTTACCTCTACATGGAACGCTTCGCGCGCTTCGTGAAGGGCAACCGGGCGCGGACGGCCGAGGCGGTGGCGGAGTAA